The Streptomyces europaeiscabiei genome window below encodes:
- a CDS encoding aspartate aminotransferase family protein, which translates to MTALSPHLRQATPVTAVRGEGVHLYGEDGRRYLDFTAGIGVTSTGHCHPKVVAAAQEQVGTLVHGQYTTVMHQPLQQLVDKLGEVLPAGLDSLFFTNSGSEAVESALRLARQATGRPNVIVCHGGFHGRTVAAASMTTSGTRFRSGFSPLMSGVVVTPFPSAYRYGWDEETATRFALRELDYTLQTISSPADTAAIIVEPVLGEGGYVPATRAFMEGLRERADRHGFLLILDEVQTGVGRTGRFWGHDHFGVTPDILVTAKGLASGFPLSGIAASEELMAKAWPGSQGGTYGANAVACAAAVATLDVVRDERLVENAEAMGKRLRHGLEAVADRTPGIGDVRGLGLMLATEFVTEDGSPDPETAARVQRAAIDEGLLLLLCGAWNQVVRMIPALVIDEAAVDEGLQAWATAVEAGTSGASPR; encoded by the coding sequence ATGACCGCACTGTCGCCGCACCTTCGCCAGGCCACGCCCGTGACGGCGGTCCGGGGCGAGGGCGTCCACCTCTACGGTGAGGACGGCCGCCGCTACCTCGACTTCACCGCCGGCATCGGCGTCACCAGCACCGGCCACTGCCACCCCAAGGTCGTGGCGGCGGCGCAGGAGCAGGTGGGCACGCTCGTCCACGGCCAGTACACGACCGTCATGCACCAGCCGCTGCAGCAGCTCGTCGACAAGCTGGGCGAGGTGCTGCCGGCCGGCCTGGACAGCCTGTTCTTCACCAACTCCGGCAGCGAGGCCGTCGAGTCCGCGCTGCGCCTTGCCCGCCAGGCCACCGGCCGGCCGAACGTCATCGTGTGCCACGGCGGCTTCCACGGCCGTACGGTGGCCGCCGCCTCCATGACCACCTCCGGCACCCGCTTCCGCTCCGGATTCTCGCCGCTGATGAGCGGTGTGGTCGTCACCCCGTTCCCGTCGGCCTACCGCTACGGCTGGGACGAGGAGACCGCCACCCGCTTCGCCCTGCGGGAGCTGGACTACACCCTGCAGACGATCTCCTCGCCCGCCGACACGGCCGCGATCATCGTCGAGCCGGTGCTCGGCGAGGGCGGCTACGTGCCCGCCACCCGCGCGTTCATGGAAGGCCTGCGGGAGCGCGCGGACCGCCACGGCTTCCTGCTCATCCTGGACGAGGTGCAGACCGGCGTCGGCCGCACCGGCCGCTTCTGGGGGCATGACCACTTCGGCGTCACCCCGGACATCCTCGTCACCGCCAAGGGCCTGGCCAGCGGCTTCCCGCTGTCCGGCATCGCCGCCTCCGAGGAACTGATGGCCAAGGCGTGGCCGGGCTCGCAGGGCGGCACGTACGGTGCCAACGCCGTGGCCTGCGCGGCGGCCGTCGCCACCCTCGACGTCGTACGCGACGAAAGGCTCGTCGAGAACGCCGAGGCCATGGGCAAGCGGCTGCGGCACGGCCTGGAGGCGGTGGCCGACCGGACGCCGGGCATCGGTGACGTTCGCGGCCTGGGTCTGATGCTGGCCACCGAGTTCGTCACCGAGGACGGCAGCCCCGACCCCGAGACCGCCGCCCGTGTGCAGCGCGCCGCGATCGACGAGGGCCTGCTCCTGCTGCTGTGCGGCGCCTGGAACCAGGTCGTACGGATGATCCCGGCGCTCGTCATCGACGAGGCGGCGGTGGACGAGGGCCTCCAGGCGTGGGCGACCGCGGTGGAAGCAGGTACCTCAGGAGCATCGCCGCGATGA
- a CDS encoding cobalamin B12-binding domain-containing protein has translation MNSPHSVDKAPRPRSRVVIAKPGLDGHDRGAKVIARALRDAGYEVIYTGLHRTPEQIVSTVIAEDAPVLGLSVLSGAHLTIVERVVKLLAEQDAGNTRVLVGGIIPDGDIAALRTMGVDAVFTPGADLVGIVAEVDRLSADSAILEWAC, from the coding sequence ATGAACTCGCCCCATTCCGTGGACAAGGCACCCCGCCCACGCTCCCGTGTGGTGATCGCCAAGCCCGGACTCGACGGACACGACCGTGGCGCCAAGGTCATCGCCCGCGCCCTGCGCGACGCCGGCTACGAGGTGATCTACACCGGCCTGCACCGGACACCGGAACAGATCGTCTCCACCGTGATCGCCGAGGACGCCCCCGTTCTGGGTCTGTCGGTGCTCTCGGGCGCGCACCTGACGATCGTGGAGCGCGTGGTCAAGCTGCTCGCGGAGCAGGACGCCGGCAACACTCGTGTCCTCGTCGGCGGCATCATCCCGGACGGTGACATCGCCGCACTGCGGACGATGGGCGTCGACGCCGTCTTCACACCGGGTGCGGACCTCGTCGGCATCGTCGCCGAGGTGGACCGGCTCAGCGCCGACTCCGCCATTCTGGAGTGGGCATGCTGA
- a CDS encoding acyl-CoA carboxylase epsilon subunit — protein sequence MTIKVVRGNPTPEELAAALAVVRARAAAATTEPPGAPTPPDAWSAPSRITTHRLPQPTATAWARSHWPR from the coding sequence ATGACCATCAAGGTCGTACGGGGCAACCCGACCCCGGAGGAACTCGCCGCCGCCCTGGCGGTGGTCCGCGCCCGCGCCGCAGCGGCAACCACCGAGCCACCCGGCGCACCCACACCCCCCGACGCCTGGTCCGCCCCCTCCCGCATCACCACCCACCGCCTGCCGCAGCCAACAGCGACGGCATGGGCCCGAAGCCACTGGCCCCGCTGA
- a CDS encoding acyl-CoA carboxylase subunit beta produces MNTRPTDPSDADIHTTAGKLADLQRRIDEATHAGSERAVEKQHAKGKLTARERIDLLLDEDSFVEFDEFARHRSTDFGMENNRPYGDGVVTGYGTVDGRPVAVFSQDFTVLGGSLGEVFGQKIMKAMDFALKTGCPVIGINDSGGARIQEGVMALGMYGEIFRRNTHASGVIPQISLVVGPCAGGAVYSPAITDFTVMVDQTSHMFITGPDVIKTVTGEDVGFEELGGARTHNATSGVAHHMAGDEKDAIEYVKQLLSYLPSNNLSEPPAFPEQADLTLTDEDRELDTLVPDSANQPYDMHTVIEHVLDDAEFFETQALFAPNILTGFGRVEGHPVGIVANQPMQFAGCLDIDASEKAARFVRTCDAFNVPVLTFVDVPGFLPGVGQEHDGIIRRGAKLIYAYAEATVPLITVITRKAFGGAYDVMGSKHLGADLNLAWPTAQIAVMGAQGAVNILHRRTIAAAPDDERETVRARLIQEYEDTLLNPYTAAERGYVDAVITPSETRRHLVLGLRQLRTKRESLPPKKHGNIPL; encoded by the coding sequence ATGAACACCCGGCCCACAGACCCGTCCGACGCCGACATTCACACGACCGCGGGGAAGCTCGCGGACCTGCAGCGCCGTATCGACGAGGCGACGCATGCCGGCTCCGAGCGCGCGGTGGAGAAGCAGCACGCCAAGGGCAAACTGACGGCCCGTGAGCGCATCGATCTGCTCCTCGACGAGGACTCCTTCGTGGAGTTCGACGAGTTCGCCCGCCACCGCTCCACCGACTTCGGCATGGAGAACAACCGCCCCTACGGCGACGGTGTCGTCACCGGCTACGGAACCGTCGACGGCCGCCCGGTCGCCGTCTTCTCCCAGGACTTCACCGTCCTGGGCGGCTCCCTCGGCGAGGTCTTCGGCCAGAAAATCATGAAGGCGATGGACTTCGCCCTCAAGACCGGCTGCCCCGTCATCGGCATCAACGACTCCGGCGGCGCCCGCATCCAGGAAGGCGTCATGGCTCTCGGCATGTACGGCGAGATCTTCCGCCGCAACACCCACGCCAGCGGCGTCATCCCCCAGATCTCCCTCGTCGTCGGCCCCTGCGCGGGCGGCGCGGTCTACTCCCCCGCGATCACCGACTTCACCGTCATGGTCGACCAGACCTCGCACATGTTCATCACCGGCCCGGACGTCATCAAGACGGTCACCGGCGAGGACGTCGGCTTCGAGGAACTGGGCGGCGCCCGCACCCACAACGCCACCTCCGGCGTGGCCCACCACATGGCGGGCGACGAGAAGGACGCGATCGAGTACGTCAAACAGCTCCTGTCCTACCTCCCCTCCAACAACCTCAGCGAACCCCCCGCGTTCCCCGAACAGGCCGACCTCACCCTCACCGACGAGGACCGCGAGCTGGACACCCTCGTCCCCGACAGCGCCAACCAGCCCTACGACATGCACACCGTCATCGAACACGTCCTGGACGACGCCGAGTTCTTCGAGACCCAGGCCCTGTTCGCGCCGAACATCCTCACCGGCTTCGGCCGCGTCGAGGGCCACCCGGTCGGCATCGTCGCCAACCAGCCCATGCAGTTCGCCGGCTGCCTGGACATCGACGCCTCCGAAAAAGCCGCCCGCTTCGTGCGCACCTGCGACGCCTTCAACGTCCCCGTCCTGACCTTCGTCGACGTCCCCGGCTTCCTCCCGGGCGTCGGCCAGGAACACGACGGCATCATCCGCCGCGGCGCCAAACTCATCTACGCCTACGCCGAAGCCACCGTCCCCCTCATCACCGTCATCACCCGCAAGGCCTTCGGCGGCGCCTACGACGTCATGGGCTCCAAACACCTCGGCGCCGACCTCAACCTCGCCTGGCCCACCGCCCAGATCGCCGTCATGGGCGCCCAGGGCGCCGTCAACATCCTCCACCGCCGCACCATCGCCGCCGCCCCCGACGACGAACGCGAGACCGTACGCGCCCGCCTCATCCAGGAGTACGAGGACACCCTCCTCAACCCCTACACCGCAGCCGAACGCGGCTACGTCGACGCCGTCATCACCCCCTCCGAAACCCGCCGCCACCTCGTCCTCGGCCTGCGCCAACTGCGCACCAAGCGGGAATCCCTCCCCCCCAAGAAGCACGGAAACATCCCCCTCTGA
- a CDS encoding acyl-CoA mutase large subunit family protein: protein MDSVARSESGLPIQPVYDGRTLSGFDADTELGTPGRFPFTRGVYPSMYTGRPWTMRQYAGFGTARESNERYHELVGAGTGGLSVAFDLPTQMGYDSDEAISRGEVGKVGVAIDSVEDMRTLFQGLPLDKVSTSMTINAPASTLLLLYQLVAAEQGVSGDQLTGTIQNDVLKEYIARGTYIFPPKQSLRLISDIFAYCHKELPRWNTISISGYHMAEAGASPAQEIAFTLANAKEYVRTAIAAGLDVDDFAPRLSFFFVARTTLLEEIAKFRAARRVWARVMRDEFGAKNPKSQMLRFHTQTAGVQLTAQQPEVNLVRVALQGLGAVLGGTQSLHTNSYDEAIALPTQKAARLALRTQQIIAYETDVTKTVDPFAGSYVMESMTDDLETAALELIQAVEDRGGAVAAIEQGFQKSEIEKSAYRIALEIDNRERTVVGVNKYVLDEEEPYEPLRVDPRIEIEQCERLTALRGERDNDAVRRALDALRIAARDSDNVLPPMREALGLRATVGEVSHALRDVWGVHVPHDIF from the coding sequence GTGGATTCCGTCGCACGCAGCGAGTCCGGTCTGCCGATCCAGCCGGTCTACGACGGCCGGACGCTCTCGGGCTTCGACGCGGACACCGAGCTGGGCACTCCGGGCCGGTTCCCGTTCACCCGGGGCGTGTATCCGTCGATGTACACGGGCCGGCCGTGGACGATGCGGCAGTACGCCGGGTTCGGCACGGCCAGGGAGTCCAACGAGCGGTATCACGAGCTGGTGGGCGCCGGCACCGGTGGCCTGAGCGTGGCCTTCGACCTGCCGACGCAGATGGGCTACGACTCCGACGAGGCCATCTCCCGCGGCGAGGTCGGCAAGGTCGGTGTGGCGATCGACTCGGTCGAGGACATGCGGACCCTCTTCCAGGGCCTACCTCTTGACAAGGTCTCGACGTCGATGACGATCAACGCCCCCGCGTCGACGCTGCTTCTGCTGTACCAGCTGGTCGCGGCCGAACAGGGCGTGAGCGGCGACCAGTTGACGGGCACGATCCAGAACGACGTGCTCAAGGAGTACATCGCCCGCGGCACCTACATCTTCCCGCCGAAGCAGTCCCTGCGGTTGATCAGCGACATCTTCGCCTACTGCCACAAGGAGCTGCCACGCTGGAACACGATCTCCATCTCCGGCTACCACATGGCCGAGGCCGGGGCGAGCCCCGCGCAGGAGATCGCGTTCACCCTGGCCAACGCGAAGGAGTACGTGCGCACCGCGATCGCCGCGGGCCTGGACGTGGACGATTTCGCGCCGCGCCTGTCGTTCTTCTTCGTCGCCCGGACCACGCTGCTGGAGGAGATCGCCAAGTTCCGCGCCGCCCGCCGCGTCTGGGCCCGGGTCATGCGCGACGAGTTCGGCGCGAAGAACCCCAAGTCGCAGATGCTGCGCTTCCACACCCAGACCGCCGGTGTGCAGCTGACCGCCCAGCAGCCCGAGGTCAACCTCGTCCGGGTCGCCCTGCAGGGCCTGGGCGCGGTACTGGGCGGTACGCAGTCCCTGCACACCAACTCCTACGACGAGGCCATCGCCCTGCCCACCCAGAAGGCGGCGCGGCTCGCCCTGCGCACCCAGCAGATCATCGCCTACGAGACCGACGTGACGAAGACCGTGGACCCCTTCGCCGGGTCGTACGTCATGGAGTCGATGACCGACGACCTCGAGACGGCGGCTCTGGAGCTGATCCAGGCCGTCGAGGATCGCGGGGGCGCGGTCGCGGCGATCGAGCAGGGCTTTCAGAAGTCGGAGATCGAGAAGTCGGCGTACCGGATCGCCCTGGAGATCGACAACCGGGAACGGACCGTGGTCGGCGTCAACAAGTACGTCCTGGACGAGGAAGAACCCTACGAACCTCTACGGGTCGACCCCCGGATCGAGATCGAACAGTGCGAACGCCTCACGGCGCTGCGCGGGGAACGCGACAACGACGCCGTCCGGCGGGCCCTCGACGCCCTGCGTATCGCGGCGCGAGACAGCGACAACGTCCTGCCCCCGATGCGTGAGGCGCTGGGGCTGCGTGCCACGGTCGGCGAGGTCTCCCACGCCCTGCGCGATGTATGGGGTGTGCACGTCCCTCACGACATTTTCTGA
- a CDS encoding PucR family transcriptional regulator yields MGGPDPTPPARALTVADVLALPVLAAGRPQVVTGVTLLDRPVRWVHITELTDPASFLKGGELVLTTGMPLPEESAGIQRYVDELARIGAAALVIELVRRYHRPPDALVHACRTRGLPLITLAKDVNFLEVTQVVHGLILGHQAEAMRRTQRIHEAFTTLTLRGAGPEDVMRAAAEMSGRTVVLENLVHQALICEPSGATLEEALIDWEQRSRATPPGDRTSRRGPEGWLTAPVEYQGERWGRVTMLPVPTTEPAFGPEHITVLERTAMALTVARLTHPTPWESTAHRNALRDLVEQRHRSAADVCARLAALGLPTENSRFLTVVVDLPATDTTAHPEAHLSQVLRATGIPALIGELTPGRLGVLLALSPSHPWQPVVERLSHVARDLSPRAVVSVGSEVDHLTDTPRSFHQASRVAEATPPDQPLPAGRSFHELRDVDLRRLLYALREDTRIQEYAERRLGRLLDHDARHGTDLLTTLRHYLDVAGNKTSAARRGGLSRETFYQRLRTIERLLGCDLESGAQRTELHVALTALDMLRVR; encoded by the coding sequence ATGGGCGGCCCGGACCCCACCCCGCCCGCCCGCGCCCTCACCGTCGCCGACGTCCTTGCTCTGCCCGTCCTGGCCGCCGGCCGGCCCCAGGTCGTGACCGGCGTGACCTTGCTCGACCGGCCGGTCCGCTGGGTCCACATCACCGAGCTGACGGATCCCGCGTCCTTCCTCAAGGGCGGCGAACTCGTCCTGACCACCGGCATGCCCCTGCCCGAGGAGTCCGCAGGCATCCAACGCTACGTCGACGAACTCGCCCGCATCGGGGCGGCGGCCCTGGTCATCGAACTCGTACGGCGCTACCACCGCCCGCCCGACGCACTCGTCCACGCCTGCCGCACCCGCGGGCTGCCCCTGATCACCCTCGCCAAGGACGTCAACTTCCTCGAGGTCACCCAGGTCGTCCACGGCCTCATCCTCGGCCACCAGGCCGAGGCGATGCGCCGCACCCAGCGCATCCACGAGGCGTTCACCACGCTGACGCTGCGCGGCGCCGGACCGGAGGACGTCATGCGCGCGGCAGCCGAGATGAGCGGCCGCACGGTCGTCCTGGAAAATCTGGTCCACCAGGCACTGATCTGCGAACCCTCCGGCGCCACCCTGGAGGAAGCGCTCATCGACTGGGAGCAGCGCTCCAGAGCGACCCCGCCCGGCGACCGCACGAGCCGACGCGGCCCGGAAGGCTGGCTCACCGCACCGGTCGAGTATCAGGGTGAACGTTGGGGCCGCGTGACCATGCTGCCCGTCCCCACCACCGAACCGGCCTTCGGACCGGAGCACATCACCGTCCTGGAAAGGACGGCGATGGCCCTGACCGTCGCGCGCCTCACCCACCCGACCCCTTGGGAAAGCACCGCTCACCGCAACGCCCTGCGCGACCTCGTCGAGCAGCGGCACCGCTCCGCAGCGGACGTCTGCGCCCGGCTGGCCGCACTGGGCCTGCCCACCGAGAACAGCCGCTTCCTCACGGTCGTGGTGGACCTCCCCGCGACAGACACCACAGCGCATCCCGAGGCCCACCTCTCCCAAGTCCTGCGCGCCACGGGAATCCCGGCACTCATCGGCGAACTGACCCCCGGCCGCCTGGGAGTACTGCTCGCCCTGAGCCCCTCACACCCCTGGCAACCCGTGGTCGAACGGCTGAGCCACGTGGCGCGCGACCTTTCCCCGCGGGCCGTCGTGAGCGTCGGATCGGAGGTCGACCACCTCACCGACACTCCCCGTTCCTTCCACCAGGCGAGCCGCGTGGCCGAGGCCACCCCACCCGACCAGCCTCTCCCTGCGGGCCGCTCCTTCCACGAACTCCGCGATGTCGACCTGCGCCGCCTGCTGTACGCGCTCCGCGAGGACACCCGGATCCAGGAATACGCCGAACGACGACTCGGCCGGCTCCTCGATCACGACGCCCGACACGGCACCGACCTGCTGACGACCCTCCGCCACTACCTCGACGTGGCCGGCAACAAGACCAGCGCCGCCCGCCGCGGCGGTCTGTCGCGAGAGACGTTCTACCAACGCCTGCGCACCATCGAACGCCTCCTGGGCTGTGACCTCGAATCCGGCGCACAGCGCACCGAACTGCACGTGGCCCTCACGGCTCTCGACATGCTGCGAGTCCGCTGA
- a CDS encoding acetyl/propionyl/methylcrotonyl-CoA carboxylase subunit alpha — translation MTKVLIANRGEIAVRVARACRDAGIASVAVYADPDRDALHVRAADEAFALGGDTPASSYLDMGKVLQAAKDAGADAVHPGYGFLSENAEFAQAVLDAGLIWIGPPPQAIRDLGDKVAARHIAQRAGAPLVAGTPDPVSGADEVVAFAREHGLPIAIKAAFGGGGRGLKVARTLEEVPELYDSAVREAVAAFGRGECFVERYLDKPRHVETQCLADSHGNVVVVSTRDCSLQRRHQKLVEEAPAPFLSEAQNEQLYAASKAILKEAGYVGAGTVEFLVGVDGTISFLEVNTRLQVEHPVTEEVTGIDLVREMFRIADGEELGYDDPPLRGHSFEFRINGEDPGRGFLPAPGTVTTFAPPTGPGVRLDAGVESGSVIGPAWDSLLAKLVVTGATRQQALQRAARALDEFTVEGMATAIPFHRAVVRDPAFGPELTGGQDPFTVHTRWIETEFVNDIKPFAAPTDTDTDDDTDRETIVVEVGGKRLEVSLPAALGMTLARTGLAAGAKPKRRAAKKSGPVASGDTLASPMQGTIVKIAVEEGQEVKEGDLVVVLEAMKMEQPLNAHRSGTIKGLNAEVGASITSGAPICEIKD, via the coding sequence CTGACCAAGGTGTTGATCGCCAACCGAGGCGAAATCGCTGTCCGCGTCGCCCGGGCGTGCCGGGACGCCGGGATCGCGAGCGTGGCCGTGTACGCCGATCCGGACCGCGACGCGCTGCATGTGCGGGCTGCGGACGAGGCGTTCGCGCTGGGCGGTGACACTCCGGCGAGCAGCTACCTGGACATGGGCAAGGTGTTGCAGGCGGCGAAGGACGCCGGCGCGGACGCGGTCCACCCCGGTTACGGTTTCCTCTCGGAGAACGCGGAGTTCGCGCAGGCCGTGCTGGACGCGGGTCTGATCTGGATCGGCCCGCCGCCGCAGGCGATCCGCGACCTGGGTGACAAGGTGGCGGCCCGTCACATCGCCCAGCGCGCCGGCGCGCCGCTCGTCGCGGGCACCCCCGACCCGGTCTCCGGCGCCGACGAGGTCGTGGCGTTCGCGCGGGAGCATGGTCTGCCGATCGCGATCAAGGCCGCCTTCGGCGGCGGCGGGCGCGGCCTGAAGGTCGCCCGCACCCTCGAGGAGGTCCCGGAGCTGTACGACTCCGCGGTGCGTGAGGCCGTCGCGGCGTTCGGGCGGGGCGAGTGCTTCGTGGAGCGCTACCTCGACAAGCCCCGCCACGTGGAGACGCAGTGCCTGGCCGACTCCCACGGCAACGTGGTCGTGGTCTCCACCCGTGACTGCTCCCTGCAGCGCCGCCACCAGAAGCTGGTCGAGGAGGCCCCGGCCCCCTTCCTGTCCGAGGCGCAGAACGAGCAGCTGTACGCGGCGTCGAAGGCCATCCTCAAGGAGGCCGGCTACGTCGGCGCCGGCACGGTGGAGTTCCTGGTCGGCGTCGACGGCACGATCTCCTTCCTGGAGGTCAACACCCGCCTGCAGGTCGAGCACCCGGTCACCGAGGAGGTCACCGGCATCGACCTGGTCCGCGAGATGTTCCGCATCGCCGACGGCGAGGAACTCGGCTACGACGACCCGCCGCTGCGCGGCCACTCCTTCGAGTTCCGCATCAACGGCGAGGACCCCGGCCGGGGCTTCCTGCCCGCCCCCGGCACCGTCACCACCTTCGCCCCGCCCACCGGCCCCGGCGTCCGCCTGGACGCGGGCGTGGAGTCCGGCAGCGTCATCGGCCCCGCCTGGGACTCCCTGCTGGCCAAACTCGTCGTCACCGGCGCCACCCGCCAACAGGCCCTGCAACGCGCCGCCCGCGCCCTGGACGAGTTCACCGTCGAAGGCATGGCCACCGCGATCCCCTTCCACCGCGCAGTGGTCAGGGACCCGGCGTTCGGCCCCGAACTCACCGGCGGCCAGGACCCCTTCACCGTCCACACCCGCTGGATCGAGACCGAGTTCGTCAACGACATCAAACCCTTCGCAGCCCCCACCGACACCGACACCGACGACGACACCGACCGCGAGACGATCGTCGTCGAGGTCGGCGGCAAACGCCTGGAAGTCTCCCTCCCCGCCGCCCTCGGCATGACCCTGGCCCGCACCGGCCTCGCCGCCGGCGCCAAACCCAAGCGCCGCGCCGCCAAGAAGTCCGGCCCCGTCGCCTCCGGCGACACCCTCGCCTCCCCCATGCAGGGCACCATCGTCAAGATCGCCGTCGAGGAAGGCCAGGAGGTCAAGGAAGGCGACCTCGTCGTCGTCCTCGAAGCCATGAAAATGGAACAGCCCCTCAACGCCCACCGCTCCGGCACCATCAAGGGCCTCAACGCAGAGGTCGGCGCCTCCATCACCTCCGGCGCCCCCATCTGCGAAATCAAAGACTGA
- a CDS encoding TetR/AcrR family transcriptional regulator, which produces MSKPPARMRLADAAFALFDERGYEQTTVDDIAERAGVGRTTFFRHYGSKEAVVFPDHDRLLDLIRDRLATSSHSTALVAVSDAVRLVLLHCIDEGDLARRRYVLTSTVAALRDREIASVARYQRLFREFIADWMGDPTESASLRAELMAASVVAAHNHVLRRWLRGESADPATEVDEAMREVLALFPSPGSPPEAGLGTTVVAFRTGRDIEALLPELRRLVEG; this is translated from the coding sequence ATGAGCAAGCCACCTGCGCGAATGCGACTCGCGGACGCCGCGTTCGCCCTCTTCGACGAGCGCGGATACGAGCAGACCACCGTCGATGACATCGCCGAGCGTGCGGGAGTGGGGCGGACCACGTTCTTCCGGCACTACGGGTCGAAGGAAGCGGTCGTCTTCCCCGACCATGACCGGTTGCTGGATCTGATCAGGGACCGGCTGGCGACCTCCAGCCACAGCACCGCCCTGGTGGCGGTCTCGGACGCCGTGCGCCTGGTGCTGCTGCACTGCATCGACGAAGGTGATCTCGCTCGCCGCCGGTACGTGCTCACCAGCACGGTGGCCGCCCTGCGGGACCGGGAGATCGCCAGTGTGGCCCGGTATCAGCGGTTGTTCCGCGAGTTCATCGCGGACTGGATGGGAGACCCGACGGAGTCGGCGTCGCTGAGAGCCGAACTCATGGCGGCATCCGTCGTCGCGGCCCACAACCACGTGCTGCGGCGGTGGCTGCGGGGGGAGTCCGCCGACCCTGCCACGGAAGTCGACGAGGCGATGCGGGAGGTGCTCGCGCTCTTTCCCTCGCCCGGTTCCCCTCCAGAGGCCGGGCTCGGGACCACCGTCGTCGCGTTCCGAACGGGACGGGACATCGAAGCGCTGCTTCCTGAGCTACGGCGCCTCGTCGAAGGGTGA